The Helianthus annuus cultivar XRQ/B chromosome 16, HanXRQr2.0-SUNRISE, whole genome shotgun sequence genome includes a window with the following:
- the LOC110881902 gene encoding uncharacterized protein LOC110881902, translating into MILAQTNQVVHTQIVYKLYKKSLFCSFVYAENHYKDRRELWDDLCQHQLFVCNKPWTIMGDFNATLEMDDTLTGTSSISIGTREFKECVNAIDVFDVNSSGFHYTWTNKQKSENAIFKKIDRVLGNVHFIDLFPGAAARFLPYRVSEHTPCILVLPNVERNKPKPFKFVNLIAEKGGFLEEVKRVWETDFSDMLCLKWSRNLGS; encoded by the coding sequence ATGATTCTTGCTCAAACTAATCAGGTGGTTCATACGCAGATCGTGTATAAGCTTTACAAGAAGTCGTTGTTTTGCTCTTTCGTATATGCGGAAAACCATTACAAGGATAGAAGGGAGTTATGGGATGATCTATGCCAGCACCAgttgtttgtgtgtaataaaccGTGGACCATTATGGGGGACTTTAATGCTACGTTGGAGATGGATGATACGCTAACGGGCACATCTTCGATAAGTATTGGCACAAGGGAATTTAAGGAGTGTGTGAATGCTATTGATGTGTTTGATGTCAATAGCTCGGGTTTTCATTACACCTGGACGAACAAACAAAAGAGTGAGAATGCAATTTTTAAAAAGATTGATAGAGTCCTAGGGAATGTGCATTTTATTGATCTGTTTCCTGGTGCGGCGGCTCGTTTTTTGCCCTATCGGGTTTCAGAGCATACGCCATGCATTCTTGTCCTTCCTAATGTGGAACGGAATAAACCGAAACCTTTTAAGTTTGTCAATTTAATTGCGGAGAAGGGTGGGTTCCTTGAGGAGGTTAAGCGTGTTTGGGAAACCGATTTTTCGGATATGCTATGTTTAAAGTGGTCAAGAAACTTAGGCTCTTGA